The Haliotis asinina isolate JCU_RB_2024 chromosome 16, JCU_Hal_asi_v2, whole genome shotgun sequence DNA segment GCTGTTCATAGCGTcgtgtacatatacatgaacTCAAACATATCCCTATCCTGTGAAAATTTTCCGGTCTTCGGACTGCCGAGTTGAAACGGATTGTTTAATGTGTGCTAAATCAGTTATGTCCTCCAGTTGTTGACTGTCTCATTGGATAATAGTATTTCAAAGCAGGAATATAACCTCTCAGCGTCATCACGTACATGAGGAATTACAGTAGAAGTGAGttagtattgttttacgccgcttataacaatattccagcaatctcgAGGAGGGGAACTCAAGAAATCCACATTAAGAACATGTCACTTGTGAAGTAGCAGTCTAAAGTACATGTAGTTGCAATTCCTGTTAGAATTTCTTGCTCAGTCATATCAGTCGGTACGGTAATACAACAGTCGAACACTGTTATGGCGAAAATATATttcgtgggtacaatgtgtgaagcccattttctggtgtccctcgccgtgatattgctggaataaagcggcgtaaaactaaactcactcactcactcactaaatattTCGAGTTGTCCGAGGTTCAACAAACCCGAAGTgaaggagtgggtgagtgagtgagtatggcttcaCGACGCTTTaactaatattccagcaatatcacggcgggtaacaccaaaatgggcttcacacattgtacccatgcggggaatcgaacccgtacgTGAAGAGCAAAGgctttgaccacaaggctaccccaatgCCTCGGGACGACCGTATGTTTAAAAGAATTATTCAGGAAACAATTTCACTTCGAGACAACGGGATGTCAAAATTCGACCCAACAGTGTTTGACTGTATTCTGGCTCAAAAATATACATACCCATTCAGACAAATGCTCTACATGGGAGCATGGCTTGAAACGTCATGTGCTTCTTATCAGACGACCTTATGTGCACGTGCAAAAGGTGCAGAATTATTTTGGGTCCTGGTGTGCCTCGATATTAAGCCATGTTCGGGACGCATGCAGCTGTTGCGGTCTTAAttacttttaacagtattttgtttgtataAACACTTCAAGGACTTTGTCAGCATTTTAAGGGGAGGGGAGCAAAAATGTACTTTATAGTCAATTTTACAAGATTCTTCTTTCAGATTTtaaattcctttaaaaatacaCGAATTCGTGTTTTCGCCTGAACATAACAAATTACTTTGTAAAGGGCACAAACCCACCCTAACCAATCCCGACCCATACTCACGTATAACATACAGTCACTTTAAACAGAATCTTTTTTGCAAGAACACCATGACTACACGTCGGTGTGAGAATATAGTGTTATTGTTACTTGTAACTCggacatttgacatttgagaagTTGCAACCGATTCTTTAACCTTTCATTGGTCAACTAGACAAAATTAGGCCGACCCCACTATCGCAATACTGTTTCCTGATTGGCTGGTTATAGAACGAGCGGGATTTGCGTTGAATTGTTGCTCTGATTGATGTTACCGATTTCGTCCCGTGGTCTACATTTTCAATGTTTCCTTAAATATGCAGTgaaattattgttattgttgatttgtttgttaaTCTGAATTTATTTCAATATCTTTTTGCGTTTGTGGGGGTACCAAAGTAAAGTCTGTGTGCACTCGTTAGCATCCGGATTTACACAATTTGCACACCGGTCAGTTTGCACACCGGTCAAATGTACTTCGAATCCATAACATATACATTAATTTGTGACGAACCAATTCATGATCAGATACAAATAGTAAAACTGCACATTGTGCGAATTTGTAAAACAGGAGCAAATCGAAGTGAATGCTTATCCCAGAAGACGAAACTCGATCTTTTTAACTAGAAAATTATCATATCGGTAGCTCAGacaatgaaaatacatatcTGTACCTCAGAGCTAACGAAAGTGTAGACACGTCATCGccaacaaacacatttcaggaTGAGGAAGTAAGTTAGGAATTCGCCAACAAGCCCATTTATGACCTTTCTGTAAATTAGGAATTAGCATACTGATGAGTTAGTTCTCACAAGAAACGTGATTTTTTTTACTGATAGTATAAAATCTAGATACATAGCTGTGTCACTGTCCGGTATCTGTCAGAGGTTGCGGCAAATATGTTCCGAGATATGTAAAGATTCAGTAACATAGTACATGCCATGTTGACATTGCAGACAATTCACAACTTGctttattattatcattgaaTAAAGTCTCACACCCCTGTTTGtctgttattatttatttattcttggatattgatgttttaaaatTAGATGTaggttgtttgtttattggtttACACAGTATTCACACTGTGTAATGAAAGCGTGTAGATAGTCGTTGGTTGGTGTTAAACGCCATACTCGGCAACATTCCAGGTACATGGTTGCGGTCTGTAGGTAATCGAGTCTGCAGCAAACATGCTTTATTGCAATTACCGTCTAAGCGACGACAACCTCCTGATTGTCGAAACACGATCGCagaaaatcatttcatttcaacacGAAATTTGACATCCTCATTTTAAGACGAGCCTTTACTTAGGTGTCAGTTCTGAGATGCAGTTACTTTAGGCCTTCAGTCACAGCGCAGGATTTACTGTTTCAGTGATTCTTCAATTATCGTCGAAAAATGAAACTGTACATTTTATATTGAGTTGCGTTAAAACTGCCCTTTGCGCTGAATGTTTACTTTGAAGAAACTGCCGTTTTCCATTGAATTGGTAATGGAAACGGTAGTGGATCCCTTTAACATGCAGTTTGAGTTCAAATGAAGACTTGTTTGGAGACTGACGTTAAAGGTTCCTAAAAATAACAACAGCTGTGCAGGTCAACCGTTTGTGAAAAGCCTCGACAGATCCAGTGCGTGCCTCGGCGTCAATTTGTGCGTGAGAACGTGTTACTTGTTTCGTCtcggtcagtgagtgagtgagtgagtgagtgagtgagtgagtacggatttacgccgctttgagcaatattcaaggaatatCACGGTAGGACACCGAAAAAGGACTTCCGGTtgggcatgacgagcgaacgctctgaCCCACCATCCCTCAGTGAGAGTCAGTGTCAATGAGACTCGTTTTGGAGTGTTTAAATACACAACCAGACATTTAATATAGATTTTACTGTTAATCTTTTCATGCATGCAATATACAAGACGGAGCCATTTGTGGGacaatgttttaattgatgagaATTGTTACGACAACTGATTACGGAGGATGTTTTGCGATATGACACTTCAGCTTTAGCTTGGGTACAACACACATACTTATCACTTTGGTGGGTAAATATCCCAGGTAGTCACTATGATGCATAAGATTTATATCAGCTGGCCACTATATAATACTTTCACCAAACAGTAAACCTGTTAGATCTGTATCACTTAGGGATGTCCTACCATATCACAGTGACATGCTTAACGCAAATGCTGTTAAAAGAGGTGTTgtcgtaaaactcactcactcatactcatACGATGTTGTTGTGGGTGTACGATATTGACAGATATCCCAGATAGACTCTACACAttgttgacccgtgaagatccgggttagaattggcctttaccaacccatgtttgtagtaaagtcgACTCACtcgggctcgctgacgtggttcaCTCATGTCACGTAATCCATTTGAGTAGATCCATGGCCGTGCTGTTGgccactggattatctggtgcagacctgattatttacagaccacagccatatagcgcccaacaaccaatcaaccagccaaccaaccaattGCAACTACAGATTGTCTCAACCAAAACGGTCCGAGATCTGCATCACTTCCAGACTGGCTATCCGACACTGAGTGTTAGCGCAGGCGCTGCAGAACCCGGGAACCAGGCTGCACCACTTCGGGGGTATTCTCCAACATTAATTATAAACTGTCACGCTGtgataaaatatacaatacTGTATAAAGGGACATtttaccaaactcactcactcactcacgcattcacccactctgtccattgttgacatTTTCCAGAATACACGATGTTCATACACACACTGTGGTAGCTATAGCATGTTGATATAACACATAGTCACTATTCGATGTTGATATACACTACAGAGTGTCATTATTTGATGTTTGTATATACAAACGGTCGCTATACGATATATGGGGTTGATACCATTCGATGTTGATATACACTACAGAGTGTCATTATTTGATGTTTATATATACAAACGGTCGCTATACGATATATGGGGTTGATACCATTCGATGTTGATATACACTACAGAGTGTCATTATTTGATGTTTGTATATACAAACGGTCGCTATACGATATATGGGGTTGATACCATTCGATGTTGATATACACTATATAGAGTCACTATTCGATATTGATATACACTATATAGAGTCACTATTCGATATTGATATACACTATATAGAGTCACTATTAGATGTTGGTAAATACTACAGATTGTCACTGCACGAGGTTGATGTATTCCAGATTGTCCCAGTGTTGTTACAGAAAGCCACTATTGGATGGCAATGTCGGCGCAGTTGTAATACTGTTCCTGTCTGCCCCGACCCAGGCCACACCCAGCGGCATCGCACCCCCAAAAGTTACCTGGTCAGGAAAAAGAAGTTACGTGAAATTTGATGCTAAAAACAAAGAAAGTCTGCACAATATCAAAATACCTTTGACTTGTAATCGCAACCGAAAGTGCGACCTTGAAGATGATGCACAGTGAAATAATTATTGCATATCGAAGAATGTTCTGGTTGTACTGTTCTGTCAGGAGACGGAAAGAGACTTCAAGGACGAGAAGACATTTAAAAAGAAACGTGTTGCCATCAATTTCTTTGAAGTAGACTATAAGCATGCAAATTTTGGACaaatttaaataatttaattactTAATAACACACAAATCTGCAAGGAGGCAAATAATCTTTTACCTGTATTATACTTCCACTGCAGTATGCACTGTTGACATCTGACCCCAACCGGAAGTGACACCTGGACGACCTTCACACCGGTACCCGTGGTAAGGTCATATCTTGTTCTTCCGTCCGCCATCTTTAGTATATGTTGGTCGAAGCATTCATGGCTGGCTGCCCTGGTGACGTCATTGTTTTCACACAACCGGAACTCGAAGTAGCCTTTGTGGTTGGCTGTCAGGTTAATCTTTACTGTGACGCTACTTCCGGCGGTGTAATGGCGTCCGATTATTCCCTTGGCGAACTTGCCACCGGCCTCGTTATCGCGTGGAAGACTGTCCCATCGATCCCCACAAACCCCGCATCTGCCGTTGTTCACGCTCCACAGTACCTGGAACACATGGCAAAGGTCAGATACTTTTACAGGTGTATTTTATTAATAAAAACAGGGCGTGGGGGATGGGGTGGAGAggggtgttgtgtgtgtgagagagagagggtgggggtggggtgggggtggggatgtGTGTCAACGTTATATCACGGCTGTTAAACCTTATAAACAGGATCAGAGGGAATATGGGATTCGAGCCCCCAACTACAGGTTCCTGATGTTTCAAAGGGACGCAAATGTTGATATCTACGACGTCACTGCCTATAGTGCGAAACGTATCGAGTGTTTAGCGCCAAGAAATTACGGAAAATTATGATCCAGGCAAGTCGCAATAAGTACTCGGTGATCAGTTCTGATAAAAACAATCCATTTGTAGAAAGTTATGTGTCATGCCAATTTCCATACCTTCATGGCACAAAATCAGCCAGTGGTAATCTGGAAATGGAAACAGGTGAAAGATTAATTCTTCCTGTCGGAATCTCATATTTGTCCAGTGTAGAACGGATCAACCGTGACCAGTGACTGTACACCCAAAGTTCCAGGATAAAACAGATTTCCGGAACTGACTGGCTCACCATTTGCATGATGCGACTTGCGGATCGAACCATTGACCTTCTTCTCTACAGGCAGACATATCCACTAGACGACAATCTAAAGAAACACAACTTACCCCAAACCCACCGCAAAACAAGccgttgtcgttgttgttgacGACGGCTCCGGTGATGTTTTGCCGCCACATACTAGAACGTGCAGGGGGTTCAAacatgtaaccatggcaacggATGACTTCCACCTGACCAGCGATAACCAACAGTATTACTAGAGGTACAACACCCATATCAAGGAGATGTTAGTGATACGACAGAAACTTCTCGGTATTACTTGGGTAGATCCTGTCCATTAGGCTTATATATACCCATGGCACACAATAGACCGGGGTGAGTAAGTATATTTTGGTTTCAAATTTCAACATATTATGCTTAATATCCGATGACCGCGACAAGTTTCGAGCCTATTTTGGAAGTAAATCCTGTTTGCGGTCAATTACCGGATAAATCGGGTGATTGCGAAATATGCTGATATCATGAAAGAACTTGACTTAAAGCCCCTCTTGCCTTTTCTTTTGTAAATACACTATATACTGTGTAGAGAATGGACagtttacaaatgaattaacaaaataaaatggaCAAGGTAAAACATCACGAAATAATGTATTTGTTCTGGCAATCACAGCTCATACATAGCCTTTGTTTTCGACAggatgaaatataaaaaaaaaaatcgtAAAGTATTTGCGACGTATATATCCCCCCTCCTCTTGCAGTGAaagcacacgcacgcacgcacgcacacacgcacgatTAGACACACCTATAtgctatagtgagtgagtgagtgactttggttttacgccacttttagcaatattccagagatatcacggcgggggacaccagaaaatgggcctcacacattgtactcatgtggggaatcgaaacgggtcttcggcgcgacgagcgaacgctttacccactaggctaccccaccgccccgatatGCTATAGCCTTCTATGAATCAAGACATGCAAATATCACCGATGTTACTTTATCGTTTAATCGAAGAACGTGCATTTAACGTACACTTATGAAAATCCCGTAAGTTGGGGTTTAATGCGCAGATTACTTATGGTGAGTGAATAGGGGTGGCGGGGTACTCTAGTGGTTCGATCGTCACACCGAACAGTCGTGTTCCCCATGAACTTTCTACTCGTGCGCAGTCTACATCCTCCAAGCCAACCTGAACTTGTTTTATACTCTGAATACCAAGtaccaggcagggtaacaaaaaTCACCATTTCGTATGAAACGGTCGGAGATCGAGCCATCAACCATCCGCCCTTCAGGCGATGGGGTACCtaagtggttaaaacgttcgctcgtcatacgtaagatccgggttcgattctccacgtggtgtcccatttctggtgtcccagctttgatatttctggagtattgctaaaagcggcataaaaccaaattcattcatttttcGGGAAGAATTGTCCGCTAGTCCACACAGGTGGTTCTGAGACATGAGGTGTATTTCATACTTTAGGCCTCCTACATTTTAAGTAAGTTAATACATAACTTTATATCAGGAACTATTCGCGAAATTTGTGGAATCCAAATACGTTTCCACATTCATTTGCTCAGGAGTTACCCATCCTCTTTGTGTGTATATTTCACAGGGAACAAATAGCTAACGCACCGGAAGAAACGTGACGGAGATTTGTCGGCCGCACTGAGTTTGAGTGTATTCTGAGAAAGTCGATCTCACCATCATCGCATGTTATTGTAATAGCAGCATCCGTGTTTCTAGGTAAGGGACTTGTGGCATAGTATTCGCACAGCAAAACAAATAACAGCAGGTCAATTGTTCTTTGTCGCCATGCAAGCGTATCGCCGCGGGACAAAGAATTTATAGTGAAGTGGGATATTTTCAGTGATGCGTTCAAGTCTCTTTCAAATGAAAATCGAGATCCTTGTCTGATCTACCCGGTACATACCGAGTATCCCGTGGAGGACTGGTCCGGGACTGACCTACCGCGTGATAAGACTAATCACATAATTACGCTCAAGTACCATgaaagatccgggttggaattggtcttcaaccgatgcttgttgtaagaggcgactaacaggatcggctgTCTTCGTTGACACGTCACCAGATCCCAGCCACATGGATCGTTGCTCTGCAgccactggattatctggtccagagtcgataatttacagagaccatatagctggaatattgctgagcacaaCGTTAAAgaaccaacaaacaaatataaggTCCAAAAGTAGCATGTCTAAAATGTGGCCTCATCTTTGAACTGGTACGCATTACAGTCTAGTTCCCTGGGCCTGGTGCGTCTGCGCTACCGCTCAGTGTCGGAGGTCGAAACACTCGAAACGCCCTTAGTATTAAAACACTCCACcggaaaaaataaaatatgcaatggtttggaaatatctACCGGCACTCACTACGCTGTGTAAATATTATCATACGTATCCTATTGACATATGATTCAGGACACTCCTCTTCGTTTCGAAGAAGGAAAGAATTTTTGTTATGTTATTACCATAGAAGCAATTACATTCCTTTCTTGCTTAACTACTCAGATCCTTGTGCTATGCGAGTGAGTgcctgagtgagtttagttttacgctgcactcagtgaaacatcacggtggggacacctgaaatgggcttcacacattgtacctatgtggggaatcgaacccgggtctttggcgtgaggagcgaacactttaaccactaggctacgtcACCGCCCCATGTTTCATGGTAGTTCATTTTCAACGtggaaaatattttatatttgcatCTGAGAAACCTTTGAAACAATTTCGATTTGGACAAAGAGAAAGAAAACCAACAAAAGTATGTTGTTTTGAAGGACAAGCGTACTTATTTGCTCGCAGAGTTTGGCATTAGACAAAGAAACAACCACCCCAAATGTATTTATCTCAATATGAAGATATAAAAGTAGAGGATGGATTACATACGTTGTTGCCTTTGGACGCTATTCAACAACAAaggatataattgatatcacgAAGATAATTTTTCTGGTATTGAGCCTTTAATTGTTTTAATAAAAAGTAGCAGTACGACATATTCAGCACACGTCGAACACGTCTCTTCAAGTTAAGGGCAAAGGCAGGACAAGGGGTCAGCACACTGTGTCAGAGCATGGAGCCGTGATAAAATACGTCACAATGAAACCCACATGAGTAGGGACTAGTACTAATGCGTGcagagacacatacacacacacacgcgcgcatgAGCGAACCCACACCTCAACTTCTCAATTACTCCATGTTCGGCAAACTTGaaatcaacgtcaacgtcttcggttcggagtgagtgagtgagtgagggagtttagtttagttttacgctgcactcagctatattccagctatatggcgacggtcgaTAAAAAATCGAGtatggagcagacaatccagcgactgcatgagcttcgatctgcgaaattggaaaccgatgatttgtgtcaaccaagtcagcaagcccgaccacccgatctcgttagtcgcctcttacaacaagcatagtcggtgtttatggcaagtatgggttgctgaaggcctattctaccccgggacctccacgggtccCTTTCGGCTTGGATCCCGAGCATAAAACATGTAGACAATAACGTGAAAACTGTTTATTGTTCAAAAAGTATGATAAGGAAATATAGAAAAGGTAGACAAAacgtgatatatatatataactgatatcacAGTAGGCAATATGGCCGTCGATAATGCTGCTAGAAGCAGCCGTCGTCAAATAACAGTGAAATATCTCCGAACAAGAGAAGGttttaacatgagtgagtgagttttattttaagccgcgttcagcaatatcccagctttatggctgcggtctgtaaatattcgagcctggaccagacaatccagtgatcaacatcatcagcatcgatttacgcaatgcTAGTGTTAACAGATACCTAACAGCTAACGGTTGCTGTAGCACCACAATTCAACAAAGGAGTAATAATGTTTAAAGTGGAAGCTCTTTTATTCCGATTAGATAAGTTTTTGTGTATTTCAAAAATGAGCGTGTGGGGCAGCTCGGAATGGAGAAAAAAAGTCCCGTTGTTAGTATTTTAACAGCCTGGCGTTACTGTGGTTCTAAgaatattttaagaaattaGATTGCTAAGAGTAACGACAACCGCTTAAGGTGATGTTTAAACTCGGACTGGTGTCGGCACTAGAATATTTTATTAAGTTCGTTTGAGCATTGGTAACTTTGTACGATTATTAATGCCATGCTGTGTTTCAGTGTGTAAAGGTCAACCCACTTGCTTTGTTGGAGATTTACGAGGACGCCCGGTAGATATGGTTTCGCACTCCGGTTTGAAACCAgtaaagagtgaatgagtgagtgagtttatttcacacagattttagcaatattcatgatatcacgacaggggacaccagaaacggctTTACAccttgtgcccatgtggggaatcgaacccgtgtcgtcggcgtgacgaccgaacgctttacccactaagATACCCACAACGCCCTGACAAAGAAAGATGACACTTTGGGACAACTGAAAACAGAACAATGGGTTTTGAGAAaatataatcccaaatataacatacgttTAAACACTATGTTTTAAAGCGGGTACCATCGCCTCCATTTGCATCCAATTACATACATTTTTCTGAttacttttaaaatatttctgtgcataaaaatattttgtgaatattcataaatattcgTGTTCAATACATTAAACATGAGGCTTAATGAACTAGCCAGAACCGGGCATTTTTCAACGCAACGGTAGAATAACAAATCAAATTTAGGTGCAAAATATTAGATAGGCTTTTTCACTCCATGAAATATCAAATTGATATCATCATGCAAAAGTGACCACTGCATATTAGGTACCGCTCAATGAAATTGCATCACAATGTGCACTACGTCACACATTGTCGTCACACTTTTGTCTCCATTGGGAGCAAGTTAGTTATGCCATCTACACTCAAGACACAGGTTATAACAGTTTACAAACTGAATTTAACGGAAGAATGATTTTGGCTGAGTGACCTTTATGTCATATACACTTATCAAACTGAGTTGCTTTAAATATAATTGATAAACTGAGGgtaaaaaataagggaacacgtgaaaacacaagtgttccctTAATTTGGTGCAGGTTTGTTTACAGGTAATGCAATACAAAGCTTTTGAAGAAACCTTGGAAAAATAAAGGAAGACCTGTTCTTTCATGTGATCACTTatttttcccctcagtatatt contains these protein-coding regions:
- the LOC137268259 gene encoding uncharacterized protein, with amino-acid sequence MGVVPLVILLVIAGQVEVIRCHGYMFEPPARSSMWRQNITGAVVNNNDNGLFCGGFGVLWSVNNGRCGVCGDRWDSLPRDNEAGGKFAKGIIGRHYTAGSSVTVKINLTANHKGYFEFRLCENNDVTRAASHECFDQHILKMADGRTRYDLTTGTGVKVVQVSLPVGVRCQQCILQWKYNTGNFWGCDAAGCGLGRGRQEQYYNCADIAIQ